Proteins encoded together in one Anopheles darlingi chromosome 3, idAnoDarlMG_H_01, whole genome shotgun sequence window:
- the LOC125956082 gene encoding trehalase isoform X2, whose translation MAATLVCRTVRGALELRYAVAVAGPGRRRRHRRLLLLTDDNGVCTADAGAAGTLAATGSCWQQWRRTACSVSVKRWQPTLWELMSEIYCHGELLRTVQMSEIYPDSKTFVDMKMRKSPNETLAAFHEFMAAQNNAPSNAKLLEWVEQNFEKPGAEFESWIPGDWKENPRFLERIKDADLREFASQLNQIWHQLGRKMTADVALNPDLYSIIHVENPVIVPGGRFREFYYWDSYWIVKGLLLSEMYSTTKGMLENFLSIIQRFGFIPNGGRIYYSMRSQPPLLCGMVKAYVDATKDTQFAIDAVETLEREFLFFMNNYVTEVNNHHLATYGYKSSGPRPESYREDVNTASVFQREEDKQDYYCELKAAAESGMDFSSRWFIKDGTNAGNLTDLKCRSIVAVELNAILYWNALIIAEFYGLRNDIQAADKKREYLEKADELKKAINAVLWDEDEGAWFDYDLINKKLRKYFTPTNLSPLWVGCYDHTDTALPKRILGYIERLKLDQYPGGVPNTLQNTNEQWDFPNVWAPMQHMLVMGLDSLDNKEAKELAFQWGQRWVRGNYIAYNKTRAMFEKYDAQELGGHGGGGEYDVQTGFGWTNGAAMDLMNKYGDRMTTAHAVQPTPTPPTGDNGNGALVAYSVNTGIIATIIAFFVGVFG comes from the exons ATGGCGGCCACGTTGGTGTGTCGTACGGTGCGAGGAGCGCTGGAACTGCGGtacgcggtggcggtggctggaccaggtcgtcgccgtcgtcatcgtcggctgctactgctcacCGACGACAACGGGGTTTGCacagctgatgctggtgctgctggtaccttGGCCGCGACCGGTAGCTGCTGGCAGCAATGGCGAAGGACAGCGTGCAGTGTCAGTGTCAAACGGTGGCAGCCCACGCTCTGGGAATTGATGAG TGAGATCTACTGCCATGGGGAGCTGCTGCGTACGGTGCAGATGAGCGAGATCTATCCCGACTCGAAGACGTTCGTCGACATGAAGATGCGCAAATCACCGAACGAGACGCTCGCCGCGTTCCACGAGTTCATGGCGGCGCAGAACAATGCGCCGTCGAACGCGAAGCTGCTCGAGTGGGTCGAGCAGAACTTCGAGAAGCCGGGCGCCGAGTTCGAGAGCTGGATTCCGGGCGACTGGAAGGAGAACCCACGGTTCCTGGAGCGCATCAAGGATGCGGATCTGCGCGAGTTCGCCAGCCAGCTGAACCAGATCTGGCACCAGCTGGGCCGCAAGATGACGGCGGATGTAGCG CTCAATCCGGATCTGTACTCCATCATTCACGTGGAAAACCCGGTGATCGTTCCGGGTGGTCGATTCCGGGAGTTCTACTACTGGGATTCGTACTGGATCGTGAAGGGTTTGCTGCTGTCGGAGATGTACTCCACCACCAAGGGGATGCTGGAGAACTTCCTCTCGATCATCCAGCGGTTCGGTTTCATCCCGAACGGTGGCCGCATCTACTACAGTATGCGCTCCCAACCACCGCTACTGTGCGGCATGGTGAAGGCGTACGTCGACGCCACCAAGGACACGCAGTTCGCGATCGATGCCGTCGAAACGCTCGAACGGGAGTTCCTGTTTTTCATGAACAACTACGTGACCGAGGtaaacaaccaccacctgGCCACGTACGGCTACAAATCGAGCGGCCCACGACCCGAATCGTACCGTGAGGACGTCAATACGGCCTCGGTGTTCCAGCGCGAGGAAGACAAACAGGACTACTACTGCGAGCTGAAGGCGGCCGCCGAAAGTGGGATGGACTTTTCGAGCCGCTGGTTCATCAAGGACGGTACGAATGCGGGCAATCTGACCGATCTGAAGTGCCGCTCGATCGTGGCCGTCGAGCTGAACGCGATCCTCTACTGGAACGCGCTGATCATCGCCGAGTTCTACGGACTGCGGAACGACATCCAGGCGGCGGACAAGAAGCGCGAGTACCTGGAGAAGGCGGACGAGCTGAAGAAAGCGATCAATgcggtgctgtgggatgaggACGAGGGTGCCTGGTTTGATTACGATTTGATCAACAAGAAGCTACGGAAGTACTTCACCCCGACGAACCTCTCGCCACTGTGGGTCGGTTGCTACGATCACACGGATACGGCACTGCCGAAGCGTATCCTCGGCTATATCGAGCGGTTGAAGCTGGATCAGTATCCGGGCGGTGTACCGAACACGCTCCAGAACACGAACGAACAGTGGGACTTCCCGAACGTGTGGGCACCGATGCAGCATATGCTGGTGATGGGTCTGGACTCGCTCGACAACAAGGAAGCGAAGGAGTTGGCGTTCCAGTGGGGCCAGCGGTGGGTACGGGGCAACTACATTGCCTACAACAAAACACGCGCCATGTTTGAgaag TACGATGCTCAAGAGCTGGGTGGACACGGTGGAGGCGGTGAGTACGATGTGCAAACGGGATTCGGCTGGACGAATGGTGCCGCGATGGATCTGATGAACAAGTACGGCGACCGAATGACGACAG CCCATGCAGTAcagccgacaccgacaccgcctACTGGGGACAATGGAAACGGAGCGCTGGTAGCGTACTCGGTGAACACCGGCATCATTGCCACGATTATTGCATTCTTTGTGGGAGTTTTTGGGTGA